Proteins encoded within one genomic window of Zestosphaera sp.:
- a CDS encoding PfkB family carbohydrate kinase, with protein MMIMKAVLVGSATVDVLGEGVRVGGSVYYGGLALAKHLGVETHAVTLIDKRNTDLILGSFLGSGVVLHPVECSRVPHFVIREGKAVNVVADECRIPADMVEKVLEDVRPDILMLAPVFQEVEVSEYVELLSALDQVKIKSLDIQGFVRSAAGDEIKCVWSDELFELMGLVDLTHGNLKEFCFSSSGDTVVRRLLENEVLKSSAVAATMDSRGLYLIAKGDSFKLSSLKVVSVDEVGAGDVFTAVTSHYMAAGNELPEAVMKGVVAASLKVSRSSRNWFTAEELEERLPEVEVHQHMP; from the coding sequence ATGATGATCATGAAAGCAGTCTTAGTCGGATCGGCCACCGTAGACGTCCTGGGTGAGGGCGTCCGGGTGGGGGGTTCCGTCTACTACGGTGGTTTAGCATTGGCCAAGCATCTGGGGGTCGAGACCCATGCCGTGACTCTAATAGATAAGCGCAATACTGACCTGATCCTAGGGTCGTTCTTAGGTTCTGGGGTGGTGCTCCATCCGGTGGAGTGCAGCAGGGTGCCTCACTTCGTGATTAGGGAAGGCAAGGCTGTCAATGTCGTTGCCGACGAATGCAGAATACCTGCGGACATGGTTGAGAAGGTTCTCGAGGACGTCAGGCCTGACATCTTGATGCTCGCCCCAGTATTCCAGGAGGTTGAGGTGAGTGAGTATGTGGAGTTGCTGAGTGCCCTGGATCAAGTCAAGATTAAGTCGCTAGATATTCAAGGGTTTGTCAGATCCGCCGCAGGTGATGAGATCAAGTGCGTCTGGAGTGATGAACTCTTTGAGCTGATGGGTCTAGTTGACCTCACGCACGGAAATCTTAAAGAATTCTGCTTCTCCAGTAGTGGGGATACGGTAGTGAGGCGATTGCTTGAGAACGAGGTGTTGAAGAGCTCCGCAGTGGCTGCCACCATGGATTCGAGGGGACTCTACCTAATCGCAAAAGGCGACTCCTTCAAGCTATCGTCACTCAAGGTTGTAAGCGTCGATGAGGTTGGAGCCGGAGACGTGTTCACCGCTGTCACCAGCCACTACATGGCCGCAGGCAACGAACTCCCTGAGGCTGTTATGAAGGGGGTTGTTGCAGCCTCACTGAAGGTCAGTCGATCCTCGAGAAACTGGTTCACTGCCGAGGAGCTGGAGGAGCGACTGCCTGAGGTCGAGGTTCATCAACACATGCCTTGA
- a CDS encoding N-glycosylase/DNA lyase, with amino-acid sequence MTVFLVEDTRVGPLGNVFKTLGREGCEDFERVDPQFIALSKLLKVCGPPSVWLAALNGLITYMLTMHGEDFWTLFTEFAAGRCGGLRSLKDAVRLVSEFTSLHNRLSLEAKLRRLGRAALCGEAFEKLSFGDLRGYVSSISRCISVDEDSKTVVFSAKMAYYVLKSGGLEADVSGIPIPVDRRVALVTLTSGLVSSGRGLSATLEGLEGLAQNLMKHPNIVREAWDLVSRASGVPAMKMDAPLWLVGRYIKEGGVSTTNIVRSLRDSGITIENEVLTSLVSELTHALRRGQVF; translated from the coding sequence ATGACGGTATTTCTTGTTGAGGATACTAGGGTAGGCCCTTTAGGAAATGTCTTCAAGACCCTGGGGCGTGAGGGCTGTGAAGATTTCGAGCGTGTCGATCCCCAATTCATTGCTTTAAGCAAGCTCCTTAAAGTCTGCGGCCCACCGTCTGTGTGGCTCGCGGCGCTGAACGGGCTTATAACGTATATGCTCACCATGCACGGTGAGGACTTCTGGACCCTTTTCACAGAGTTCGCAGCAGGTAGATGTGGCGGCTTGAGGAGCCTCAAGGATGCAGTGAGGTTAGTCAGCGAGTTCACATCCCTCCACAACAGACTAAGTCTAGAGGCTAAGCTGAGGCGTCTAGGTAGAGCCGCCCTATGTGGTGAGGCCTTCGAGAAGCTCTCCTTCGGTGACCTCAGGGGCTACGTGAGCAGCATATCCCGCTGTATAAGTGTTGATGAGGACTCGAAGACCGTGGTCTTCTCGGCCAAGATGGCCTACTACGTCCTCAAATCAGGGGGTCTGGAGGCGGACGTATCAGGTATTCCGATACCGGTCGACAGGAGAGTGGCTCTAGTGACCCTCACCTCGGGCCTGGTTAGCTCAGGCAGGGGATTGAGTGCAACCCTGGAGGGTCTGGAGGGCTTAGCACAGAACCTTATGAAGCACCCGAACATAGTTAGGGAGGCCTGGGATCTTGTCAGCAGGGCATCAGGGGTGCCGGCGATGAAGATGGACGCCCCGCTGTGGCTAGTGGGCAGATACATTAAGGAAGGGGGAGTCTCCACCACAAACATAGTGAGAAGCCTAAGGGATTCAGGTATAACGATTGAGAATGAAGTGCTGACCAGCTTGGTTTCCGAGCTAACACATGCACTTAGAAGGGGGCAAGTGTTTTAA
- a CDS encoding DUF2299 family protein — protein sequence MVGEVLMSGSTDELVEKWLIEEGFNVRRLEPQPPFKVVWGLDVFTQPPMNINFKVFRPEGREDRYVLLIGVAVSPEHRRKLNELSPEEVLKFTSKLMCRVISMCPACNVVVQPSTVDPQAISVAQAVFRDEVSEGFKPRFVERVYVLINSFFTIVSTFNEEFPIIPAKAKSGKEPSTII from the coding sequence GTGGTTGGTGAAGTTTTGATGAGTGGATCCACGGACGAGCTGGTGGAGAAATGGCTTATCGAGGAGGGCTTCAATGTGCGGAGGCTGGAGCCTCAGCCACCCTTCAAAGTTGTCTGGGGTCTGGACGTCTTCACCCAGCCCCCCATGAACATAAACTTCAAGGTCTTCAGACCGGAGGGAAGGGAGGACAGGTATGTCCTCCTGATAGGAGTCGCAGTGTCGCCTGAACATAGGAGGAAACTGAACGAGCTGAGCCCTGAAGAGGTTCTCAAGTTCACGTCCAAACTCATGTGCAGAGTCATCAGCATGTGTCCCGCATGCAACGTCGTAGTACAACCCAGCACTGTAGACCCTCAGGCGATATCAGTGGCTCAAGCGGTCTTCAGAGATGAGGTTAGTGAGGGGTTTAAGCCGAGGTTTGTTGAACGTGTCTACGTACTGATTAACTCCTTCTTCACCATAGTCTCAACGTTCAACGAAGAGTTCCCAATAATCCCAGCTAAGGCTAAATCCGGGAAGGAGCCTTCCACGATAATATAG
- a CDS encoding family 1 encapsulin nanocompartment shell protein, with the protein MIGKHPLELPPPRKFSKDEMAEALRLSIIAELDAVNTYLQLARHCEDEGVRKLFEDIAKEEKTHVGEFLAMLKSLDPEQVAELKAGAQEVKELTGVSVTEGDPPKEEALSEDNVLKDLGARAKEVVESARRLRRVLDVVHVGRGVEGVLLEGVSAEETAKSKVGRVVMLSELSTQFSIKVRTLDYWSRTGVQPDLSSLVLASTRLALAEERAILEGDSEKGWPGLLTCGMSVKEELSDWSVPGNPVVDVSKAVRRLINEAIPPPYIMLVNPARYADLLKYTEKAGVMELQRVKALVNEVVQTPLLDDNNVLIISTNKHMIDLVVGADTVLDYLGPSGDEHLYRLWETLALRIKNPKAIIHLTKK; encoded by the coding sequence TTGATCGGGAAACATCCTCTAGAGTTACCGCCACCCAGGAAATTCAGCAAGGACGAGATGGCTGAGGCTTTAAGACTCTCTATAATAGCTGAGCTGGATGCCGTCAACACGTACCTACAGTTAGCCAGGCATTGCGAGGACGAGGGTGTCAGGAAGCTATTCGAGGACATAGCTAAGGAGGAGAAGACGCATGTAGGCGAGTTCCTGGCGATGCTTAAGTCCTTAGATCCCGAGCAGGTCGCCGAACTTAAAGCCGGTGCTCAGGAGGTAAAGGAGCTGACAGGGGTCTCAGTTACTGAGGGAGATCCGCCTAAGGAGGAAGCCCTAAGCGAGGACAACGTTTTGAAAGATCTGGGCGCTAGAGCTAAGGAGGTGGTTGAGTCGGCTAGAAGGTTACGGAGGGTGCTTGACGTAGTCCACGTGGGCAGGGGTGTTGAGGGGGTCCTGCTGGAGGGGGTCTCGGCTGAGGAGACCGCCAAGTCGAAGGTCGGTAGGGTCGTGATGCTCAGTGAGTTGAGCACGCAGTTCAGTATTAAGGTGAGGACGCTGGACTACTGGAGCAGGACAGGCGTCCAGCCGGACCTATCGTCCCTAGTGCTCGCCTCGACGAGGCTGGCTCTAGCCGAGGAGAGAGCGATACTTGAAGGGGATTCTGAGAAAGGGTGGCCAGGCCTCCTAACATGCGGGATGAGCGTCAAGGAGGAGCTGAGCGACTGGAGTGTTCCAGGAAATCCAGTAGTGGACGTGTCAAAAGCGGTTAGAAGATTAATTAATGAAGCGATACCCCCACCCTACATAATGTTGGTGAATCCAGCAAGGTACGCAGACCTACTTAAGTACACGGAGAAGGCAGGCGTCATGGAATTACAGAGGGTTAAAGCGTTAGTGAACGAGGTCGTCCAGACACCGCTACTGGACGACAATAACGTCCTCATCATATCAACGAACAAACACATGATAGATCTGGTGGTCGGAGCTGACACAGTCCTTGACTATCTGGGGCCATCGGGAGATGAACATCTCTACAGACTTTGGGAAACCCTAGCACTGAGAATCAAAAACCCGAAAGCCATCATCCACCTCACGAAGAAATGA
- a CDS encoding DUF3782 domain-containing protein yields the protein KRIEEHSRILGEHSKRIEELTLSIQALGARWGLLTEESFRSGMRGIVEEYFGGKVEKWVYRDAEGFVFGHPSIVEVDLVIKDGVHILVEVKSSVSKADVFELWRVGQLYERIEGVKPSLVIVSPYVEKVAEEAAAELGIHIHTGFRRLR from the coding sequence AAGAGGATTGAGGAGCATTCGAGAATCTTAGGCGAGCACAGCAAAAGAATTGAGGAGCTGACTCTAAGTATTCAAGCCTTAGGCGCTAGATGGGGATTGCTGACTGAAGAGTCCTTCAGAAGTGGGATGAGGGGAATCGTGGAGGAGTATTTTGGAGGTAAGGTTGAAAAGTGGGTCTACCGGGACGCTGAGGGGTTCGTTTTCGGTCATCCAAGCATAGTAGAGGTCGACCTAGTGATCAAAGATGGTGTGCACATACTCGTGGAGGTAAAGTCAAGCGTATCTAAAGCTGATGTTTTTGAGCTATGGCGGGTGGGTCAACTCTATGAAAGGATTGAGGGTGTGAAACCCTCTCTGGTTATTGTGTCACCGTACGTGGAGAAAGTTGCTGAGGAAGCGGCTGCAGAGCTTGGAATACATATCCATACAGGCTTCAGAAGATTGCGTTAG
- a CDS encoding DNA primase small subunit domain-containing protein, with protein sequence MSRRGRSEGGRSSGLQKLLSEYYRSLTEIPLPDDFILREFAFQQLGGGFVRHLTFQSTAELREFLVKETPRNSYYSTALYRDPAAQRMEDKGLIFSELFFDIDVDHLPDCSALEYPLEPEGSLSVISEKCVEVGKQEQLKLLDVLASFFGFSSGEIRVYFTGHRGFHTVVRPKDEDWLKLTSRQRRELVDFIKLKGVDKLLPSGRGKSMRFTALYSRIVKLMDVDPTITPEEALTNARVEIDELVTPDVSKLVRIIWTLNGKTGFKVFPVTSESELIEFSAGPHLSPFRGEVEVKYLRTSLEPIRLFNELFKPVRGVRSTVSSWIAVYLALNNAAEVVLD encoded by the coding sequence ATGTCGCGCCGAGGACGGAGTGAGGGAGGCAGGTCTTCAGGCCTTCAGAAGTTACTTAGCGAATACTACAGATCCCTCACTGAGATCCCGTTGCCGGATGACTTCATACTCAGGGAGTTCGCCTTCCAGCAGCTGGGGGGAGGCTTCGTCAGGCACCTCACGTTTCAGAGCACCGCCGAACTCAGGGAGTTCCTGGTTAAGGAGACGCCGAGGAACTCATACTACTCGACCGCACTCTACAGGGATCCGGCGGCGCAGAGGATGGAGGATAAAGGACTAATATTCTCAGAGCTGTTCTTCGACATAGACGTCGACCACCTGCCCGACTGCAGCGCCTTGGAGTATCCGCTGGAGCCTGAGGGTAGCCTCTCAGTAATTAGCGAGAAGTGCGTTGAGGTCGGTAAGCAGGAGCAGCTCAAGCTGCTCGACGTGCTGGCGAGCTTCTTCGGCTTCAGTAGCGGGGAGATAAGGGTTTACTTCACTGGACACAGAGGTTTCCACACGGTGGTCAGACCTAAGGATGAAGACTGGCTTAAACTCACCTCCAGACAAAGGAGGGAATTGGTGGACTTCATAAAGCTTAAGGGGGTAGATAAGCTCCTGCCCTCAGGCAGGGGGAAGTCGATGAGGTTCACGGCACTCTACTCCAGAATCGTTAAGCTCATGGACGTCGACCCAACAATCACTCCGGAGGAGGCCCTGACGAACGCCAGGGTGGAGATAGACGAGCTCGTGACGCCGGACGTCTCTAAGCTTGTGAGGATTATCTGGACGTTGAACGGCAAGACCGGGTTTAAGGTCTTCCCTGTGACAAGCGAATCCGAGCTCATCGAGTTCTCGGCCGGCCCACATCTCTCGCCATTCAGGGGTGAGGTCGAGGTCAAGTACCTGCGCACGTCGCTAGAGCCCATTAGACTGTTCAACGAGCTCTTCAAGCCTGTCAGGGGGGTGAGGTCGACTGTTTCCAGTTGGATCGCCGTCTACCTTGCCCTAAACAACGCGGCGGAGGTAGTGCTTGACTAG
- a CDS encoding M20 family metallopeptidase, which produces MEEYVGYTLEILKKLISIPTVNPPGQDYKRCAEYLGGVLEELGLEVELIEVPEDFMEKYYPYTSLSKGYPRYIVYGRAKRKGRRIIHFNGHYDVVPPGSGWSRDPFTPHIEGDKLFGRGSTDMKGGIAASIAAIRAALEKGLDVGLEAAYVPDEEAGGTGTRYFTYKNVSKPDYVIIAEPSTSSRINIGHKGLVRGVVRVFGKQVHGSVPWKGENAFIRAAKLASEFMDRYAEVLSSRVTKAPVMEPEARHPTINLGGYAESTSRKDNIVPGEFTFSFDRRTIPEEDVEQVAKELVEIFTGIAGRQGVRAEVKILSSVPASLTPLDSSLVRASSECVEKVLGSAPTILMSYGRDDGVFYRSVGIDTITYGPGVEETAHMPDEYTSIEDLKKTIIVYDCMIESLSKT; this is translated from the coding sequence GTGGAGGAGTACGTAGGGTACACGCTCGAGATTTTGAAGAAGCTTATCTCGATACCCACCGTAAACCCGCCAGGACAGGACTACAAGAGGTGTGCTGAGTACCTCGGGGGAGTGCTTGAGGAGTTAGGCCTTGAGGTGGAGCTCATAGAAGTGCCTGAGGACTTCATGGAGAAGTACTACCCCTACACCTCCCTGAGTAAGGGATATCCCAGATACATAGTGTACGGCAGGGCGAAGAGGAAGGGGAGGAGGATCATCCACTTTAACGGCCACTACGACGTTGTCCCGCCCGGCAGCGGGTGGTCTAGAGACCCCTTCACACCGCATATCGAAGGCGACAAGCTCTTCGGCAGAGGCTCCACAGACATGAAGGGAGGTATAGCCGCGTCGATAGCTGCTATAAGGGCGGCGCTTGAGAAAGGGCTTGATGTAGGGCTTGAGGCCGCGTACGTCCCCGACGAGGAGGCTGGCGGCACCGGGACGAGGTACTTCACATACAAGAACGTCTCGAAGCCTGACTACGTCATAATAGCGGAGCCCAGCACTTCCTCGAGAATCAACATAGGGCACAAAGGGCTTGTCAGAGGTGTGGTGAGGGTCTTCGGAAAGCAGGTACACGGAAGCGTTCCCTGGAAGGGGGAGAACGCCTTCATTAGGGCTGCAAAGCTGGCGAGCGAGTTCATGGATAGGTATGCCGAAGTCCTCAGCAGTAGGGTCACTAAAGCGCCTGTAATGGAGCCTGAGGCAAGGCACCCGACGATAAACCTAGGTGGTTACGCGGAATCCACCAGCAGGAAGGATAACATAGTCCCAGGCGAGTTCACATTCAGCTTCGACAGGAGGACCATACCTGAGGAGGACGTGGAGCAGGTGGCTAAGGAGTTAGTGGAGATCTTCACCGGCATAGCCGGAAGGCAGGGCGTGAGGGCTGAGGTGAAGATCCTCAGCTCGGTTCCTGCCTCACTAACTCCGTTGGACTCAAGCCTCGTGAGGGCGTCATCCGAATGCGTAGAAAAGGTCCTGGGCTCGGCACCCACAATCCTGATGAGTTACGGGAGAGACGACGGGGTGTTCTACAGGTCGGTGGGGATCGACACCATAACGTACGGACCCGGCGTCGAGGAGACCGCGCACATGCCGGACGAGTACACCTCCATAGAAGACCTGAAGAAGACCATTATCGTGTACGACTGTATGATAGAGAGTCTCTCAAAGACTTAG
- a CDS encoding D-aminoacylase has protein sequence MRYDLILRNGIIVDGSGSPPFRADVGVIGDTIHSVKDLSGAEAESVIDAKGLVVAPGFIDIHNHSDIPIFEVPTADNYVLQGVTTIVIGNCGSSPAPLTDVNRPEYVSMVRKVHPDVSVTWSSFSEYLKALEELKPSLNIVPLVGHGAVRSAVLGYGDVRPGEKDLEAMKALVREAMEAGAFGMSTGLIYVPSMFGDTREIIELSKVVARFGGLYATHMRNEGIGLVDSIIETLTIGLNSGAGVEISHLKASGRPSWGKVNVALDLISEYASRGYDVSADAYPYEASSTSLTAVLPKELREGSSEEIMKRLSDPAVLKDLKERLSGAAVEERFILWSDIMIAYSLKHKEFEGLRVTQIAERLGLDPVEAAVRLLLDDELSTQMILFGMSEKDVDRVISHPLVAIGSDESVEKYGVGKPHPRGYGTFPRIIAKYVREKKLISLPEAVRKMTSLPARKLGLWDRGLIRPGLKADLVIFNHNTVADTATYENPHSYPKGIMWVIVNGKVVAEGRTVLKDSRCGAIIRRPTK, from the coding sequence ATGAGGTACGATCTAATTCTCAGGAACGGAATCATAGTCGACGGGTCCGGCTCACCCCCTTTCAGGGCGGATGTCGGCGTGATCGGCGACACGATACACTCCGTCAAAGACCTCTCCGGCGCTGAGGCCGAGTCGGTCATCGACGCTAAAGGCTTGGTCGTGGCGCCCGGCTTCATAGACATTCACAACCACAGTGACATCCCGATATTCGAAGTCCCTACAGCCGATAACTACGTCCTTCAGGGCGTCACTACCATAGTGATAGGTAACTGCGGGTCCTCACCTGCTCCCTTAACGGACGTCAACAGGCCTGAGTACGTGAGCATGGTTAGGAAGGTTCATCCAGACGTCAGCGTTACCTGGTCCAGCTTCAGCGAGTACCTGAAGGCTCTTGAGGAGCTGAAGCCCTCGCTGAACATAGTGCCGCTGGTCGGGCACGGTGCTGTAAGGTCGGCCGTCCTAGGCTACGGGGACGTGAGGCCCGGTGAGAAGGATCTTGAGGCCATGAAGGCTCTTGTCAGGGAGGCTATGGAGGCCGGTGCGTTCGGTATGAGCACAGGCTTGATCTATGTCCCTAGCATGTTTGGCGACACGAGGGAGATAATAGAACTCTCCAAGGTGGTTGCGAGATTCGGTGGGCTCTACGCGACGCACATGAGGAACGAGGGTATAGGGCTTGTGGACTCTATCATTGAGACGCTAACGATAGGGCTAAACTCGGGCGCCGGCGTGGAGATCTCCCACTTGAAGGCCAGTGGAAGACCCAGCTGGGGGAAAGTCAACGTGGCTCTAGACCTAATATCGGAGTACGCCTCAAGAGGCTATGATGTGAGTGCGGACGCATATCCCTACGAAGCGTCCTCCACCTCACTCACGGCGGTCCTCCCGAAGGAGTTGAGGGAGGGCTCCAGTGAGGAGATTATGAAAAGGCTTTCAGACCCGGCTGTCCTGAAGGATCTAAAGGAGAGGTTGAGCGGTGCGGCAGTTGAGGAAAGGTTCATACTCTGGTCGGACATAATGATCGCTTACTCGCTTAAGCATAAGGAGTTCGAGGGTCTGAGGGTCACTCAAATAGCTGAGAGGCTAGGCCTGGACCCGGTTGAGGCGGCCGTCAGACTGTTGCTGGACGACGAGCTGAGCACTCAGATGATCCTCTTCGGGATGAGTGAGAAGGACGTCGATAGAGTCATATCGCACCCGCTCGTGGCTATAGGCAGCGACGAGTCGGTTGAGAAGTACGGCGTCGGGAAGCCCCACCCGAGAGGATACGGGACCTTCCCGAGGATAATAGCCAAGTACGTGAGGGAGAAGAAGCTCATATCACTGCCCGAGGCAGTCAGGAAGATGACCTCACTCCCTGCGAGGAAGCTGGGGCTGTGGGACAGGGGCTTAATCAGGCCAGGACTCAAAGCAGACCTAGTAATATTCAACCACAACACGGTGGCCGATACCGCCACGTACGAGAACCCGCACTCCTATCCTAAGGGGATAATGTGGGTTATAGTGAACGGTAAGGTGGTGGCTGAGGGCAGGACTGTGCTCAAGGACTCTAGGTGCGGAGCAATAATAAGAAGACCTACGAAGTAA
- a CDS encoding DUF6754 domain-containing protein → MKVTKDIWVLVIVVLLLILVSAVAWVFRIQLYNAARPLSSFVILVFLLVMGYISVHHVKVGGVISVRDIPAFNAIEEGVARSVEMGRPVHMTISYGTIAGSMAPQYIAGLGVLSHVARLAGKYGAKLIATLGVPEAIAAVEELVREGYASAGKPELFDPVYNVRYFTDQQFAYASAVQATIIRENVGANIVVGPFYAESLIFMEAGNMVGAFQVAGTARETQVPFFVLAADYAFIGEEIFAAGAMASGDKESLAAIRGQDVGKLVSIALILLGILMLAAGSNINTWLNWVWKFG, encoded by the coding sequence TTGAAAGTAACAAAGGATATTTGGGTACTAGTAATTGTAGTACTCCTCCTAATCCTAGTATCAGCGGTGGCTTGGGTCTTTAGAATACAGCTCTACAACGCCGCCAGACCTCTCTCGTCATTCGTCATATTAGTGTTCCTGCTTGTCATGGGTTACATCTCAGTCCACCATGTCAAGGTGGGCGGTGTGATATCGGTCAGAGATATACCGGCGTTTAACGCCATTGAAGAAGGCGTTGCCAGATCTGTTGAGATGGGGAGGCCGGTACACATGACCATAAGCTACGGCACTATAGCGGGCTCCATGGCCCCCCAATACATAGCAGGCCTCGGCGTCCTCTCCCACGTGGCTAGACTGGCTGGCAAGTACGGCGCGAAGCTGATAGCCACTCTCGGAGTTCCTGAGGCGATAGCCGCTGTGGAGGAGCTCGTTAGGGAGGGCTACGCGTCAGCGGGCAAGCCCGAGCTCTTCGACCCCGTGTATAACGTCAGGTACTTCACGGATCAGCAGTTTGCGTACGCCTCCGCAGTCCAGGCAACCATAATCAGGGAGAACGTGGGCGCTAACATCGTGGTAGGGCCGTTCTACGCGGAATCGCTGATATTCATGGAGGCCGGGAATATGGTGGGCGCCTTCCAGGTTGCTGGGACAGCCCGTGAGACGCAGGTACCCTTCTTCGTTCTAGCTGCTGACTATGCCTTCATAGGTGAGGAGATCTTCGCTGCCGGCGCGATGGCGTCCGGCGATAAGGAGTCGCTCGCAGCGATAAGGGGTCAGGACGTAGGGAAGCTGGTTAGCATAGCGCTGATACTGCTGGGGATACTCATGCTGGCCGCCGGCTCCAACATAAACACCTGGCTTAACTGGGTCTGGAAGTTCGGGTGA
- a CDS encoding glutamate mutase L encodes MNFKNDPRFILATDVGSTTTKARFFGKVGDEWRFLASGEAPTTVEKPVEDVTKGVRNAVREVEELTGHKILNDSSGELGFIMPYRGGKEGIDVYVSTSSAGGGLQMLVAGVVKSITAESAQRAALGAGAIIMDVLAVDDGREPYEKINIVRFLRPDIVLIAGGTDGGDKTHVKEIAETIAMAKPRPRFGVTFKLPIVYAGNKDARDDVKKIFAQDCFDLRCVDNLRPQIEVERVEPARNAILDLFMEHVMAHAPGYEKLMKLTSTEIMPTPAAEGLMIRTFAEARGVNVLGVGMGGATTNLYSYFDGRFLRTVSANLGMSYSIGNVLKEAGLDSVKRWVPLDLSDEVIMSIIYNKMIRPTTIPMTLTDLMVEHAVARESIRMGFNHHKYLARELKGVKKERTISDIFEEVKEEETYIDMKRVDYIIGTGGLLSRAPRRAQSMLILIDAFQPVGFTYIMQDSVFMIPHLGVLTKLYRDIAVEIFERECLVPLGTVVAARGAGNLGDVVGDVTVEHADGRRESFTLHVGEIRRVEVPQSEEVTVTVVPAKSFDFSAGFGKKVSRKIRGGVVGVVFDGRGRPVVLPQDGERAKLLWSWFKAMNMYPESFIRGGGE; translated from the coding sequence ATGAATTTCAAGAATGATCCTAGGTTCATCCTTGCTACAGACGTTGGGAGCACCACTACTAAAGCCAGGTTCTTCGGTAAGGTCGGGGATGAGTGGCGTTTCCTCGCAAGCGGGGAAGCCCCCACGACGGTTGAGAAGCCCGTGGAGGACGTGACTAAGGGTGTGAGGAACGCCGTGAGGGAGGTTGAGGAGCTCACTGGCCACAAGATCTTGAACGACTCCAGCGGGGAGCTGGGGTTCATCATGCCGTACAGGGGAGGTAAGGAGGGGATAGATGTCTACGTCTCGACGAGCAGCGCGGGCGGGGGCCTCCAGATGCTGGTGGCAGGGGTCGTTAAGAGTATAACGGCTGAGAGCGCTCAGAGGGCAGCTCTAGGCGCTGGTGCGATCATAATGGACGTGCTGGCGGTCGACGATGGCAGGGAGCCCTACGAGAAGATAAACATCGTTAGGTTCCTCAGGCCAGACATAGTCTTGATAGCTGGAGGGACTGACGGGGGAGATAAGACGCACGTCAAGGAGATAGCGGAGACCATAGCGATGGCTAAGCCGAGGCCAAGGTTCGGCGTGACATTCAAGCTCCCGATAGTATATGCAGGGAATAAGGACGCACGCGATGACGTTAAGAAGATCTTCGCCCAGGACTGCTTCGACCTGAGGTGTGTGGATAACCTGAGACCGCAGATAGAGGTTGAGAGGGTGGAGCCGGCCAGGAACGCCATACTAGACCTGTTCATGGAGCACGTAATGGCGCACGCGCCGGGCTACGAGAAGCTCATGAAACTCACATCGACGGAGATAATGCCCACCCCCGCAGCGGAAGGTCTCATGATAAGGACGTTCGCGGAGGCGAGGGGCGTTAACGTGCTCGGCGTTGGGATGGGCGGGGCCACCACCAACCTCTACTCATACTTCGACGGGAGGTTCCTGAGGACCGTCAGCGCTAACTTGGGAATGAGCTACAGCATCGGTAACGTGCTGAAGGAGGCTGGACTCGACAGCGTTAAGAGGTGGGTGCCGCTAGACCTCAGCGACGAGGTCATCATGAGCATAATCTACAACAAGATGATCAGGCCGACGACCATACCCATGACCCTAACTGATCTGATGGTCGAGCACGCCGTGGCCAGGGAGTCAATCAGGATGGGTTTCAACCACCACAAATACTTGGCCAGGGAGCTTAAGGGAGTTAAGAAGGAGAGAACTATATCGGACATATTCGAGGAGGTCAAGGAGGAGGAGACGTACATAGACATGAAGAGGGTTGACTACATAATAGGTACTGGTGGATTACTCTCAAGAGCTCCTAGGAGAGCTCAGTCCATGTTGATACTGATCGACGCGTTCCAGCCGGTAGGGTTCACGTACATAATGCAGGACAGCGTCTTCATGATACCGCACCTAGGCGTCTTAACGAAACTCTACAGGGATATAGCGGTCGAGATATTTGAGAGGGAGTGCCTCGTGCCGTTGGGCACGGTCGTCGCGGCTAGGGGGGCTGGGAATCTCGGGGACGTGGTCGGCGACGTGACGGTCGAGCACGCTGACGGCAGGAGGGAATCCTTCACACTGCATGTAGGTGAAATAAGGAGGGTTGAAGTCCCACAGAGTGAGGAGGTGACGGTCACGGTGGTTCCCGCCAAGAGCTTCGATTTTAGCGCGGGCTTTGGCAAGAAGGTTAGTAGGAAGATACGGGGAGGTGTTGTCGGGGTGGTGTTTGACGGTAGGGGGAGGCCTGTCGTCCTGCCGCAGGACGGCGAGCGCGCGAAGCTGTTGTGGAGCTGGTTTAAGGCCATGAACATGTATCCAGAGAGCTTTATTCGGGGAGGTGGTGAGTGA